The Calothrix sp. PCC 7507 DNA segment GATGGGTAATAGAAACTCATTTCCATTACCCATATAAATCGGAGTCATTGCCCCCAATTTTCATTAGGCAGAATATTACCCTTCAGAAAGCAAAGTTTAGGCTTTAATGATGGGGACTCCCCTACTGCCTATCGCCTTTTAACTGTTTCTGAGCCTCGAATCGCCCTAACGCAGAAAGCTACTAACCAACCACAACAATATAAACGTCAGTACCGTAGAAAACTGATTTGACGTCAGACTAATAAATGGCACTTGCGGCAGTACCCAGCTAGCAGCTAGTCCTCCCACGATTAAGCCGATGATGAGGCCAATCAGAGTGAACAAAACTGCTCTGCCAAACTTATTTTCCTTGCGATTCAGAAAGTAAATACTGATTCCTACTCCAACCACCAAAGCCAACTGTAAAACTTGATCTCCCGCAGCCGGGTAGAACACACTGATAGTACTCAAGCCCAAATACCAGGCTCCAGGTAAAAGTACATCAGCAGGGGTTGGCTGGTCTAGCATTCGCTGTAGCCATGCTGGTGACTGCTCCCGTTGGGTCAGACTTTCTTTAGGAAGTGATTGCACTCGAGTTTCTGGAAAGCGAATCCGCTCAGGTACTTTAATTTTTCCTTCCTGACGCATTCGTAAGCGTTCCATTAAAATCGCATCGTAGGCAACTTCAATTGCTTCTAGACGCTTCGCATCGCCACCACATTGCTCCAATAGGCGATTGCGAGCATCCTGAATTTCATCGAAGCTAGCATCTTCTGATACCCCAAGTTTTTCGTAGGGATTTTGATCGCTCATGGGAGTTTATACTTTAGCCTCTGTCAACGGCAGTCTTTCTGTTGACGGAAAAACAACTTTGAGTTTTATGTTGATCATACCCAGTATATCAACCAGGTTTTTTTGTTCTACCAGGATGGTAACACGGGTTAGTTTAATTAACTTGGAAATTTCAACTATAGCCACTTTAACATATTGTCATAACTCCGTGTATACCCTCATGTCGTTGACCAGTTCTAGCTCTAATCTAGAATTTGAACTAAGAATACCTAAAACACATTTTGTATGGAAAAATTAATTTTTCGGCTTCAGATTTGGTGAAGCAGCCCCGTATTACTCGGCTTAAGCAAGTCAGCAAGCGCGTTTCCGTCAGGAAAAGGGTAGCTGACACAGCTTTAATGGAGTTTTCATCAATGAGTCTTATTCTAGGTGGTAGTATCGATCCGCATATCGATATTAAGATTAAAGCAATTTAGATTACCACCTACTTGATATCCGAAAGTGTTCTAGGTTACAAATCTCCTGTAGCTAAGGTCAGAAGATTTGATCGCTGGAAGTAAAATTAATCAATGCAAGTGTGGATACCAAGATACTCCTAGTTTAATTTTCCATAGCCCTGATTAGAATATTATGTTGGATAATCAGGAAATGCATCCCTTAGCATTGTAGATTCTTCATTATTCCCCGAAAGTGGAAACAGCGTTTTTACGCAATTTTTCTGTTAATCCTATGAATTTTTGTGCAAAGTGATGGTCATGGCTCCTGCCAAGATTCTTGTAGTTGATGACGACCCTGCGGTTCGGAATTTAATCCAACGCTTTTTGATTAAGCAGAACTATCAGGTAGAGGCGGCTGAGGATGGTAAAACAGCCTTAGCACTATTTGAGCAGTTTAACCCTGATCTGGTGATTCTAGATGTGAATCTACCAGATGTTATTGGGTTTAACCTCTGCCAAGAGATGCAAAGTCGTAATGGTGTTTTTGTGCTGATGCTGACTAGTCGAGCAGACGAAGCTGACAAGATTCGCGGCTTTGCTAAAGGTGCTGATGACTATCTCACCAAACCATTTGGTCTGGGAGAACTAGAAGTCAGAGTAGCGGCTATTTTAAGGCGTCAGCGAGTTGTAACTACAGCAGAACAGAAACGCCTGGTATTTGAAAAGTTGATGATTGATCCAGTGCGGCGAGAAGTGGCGCTTAACAACCAACCAGTACTCTTAACCGCTCTGGAATTTGATTTGTTGCATTTTTTAGCCAGCCATCCAGGTCGAGTTTGGCGGCGAGCAGAACTAATTCAAGAGGTGTGGGACTATGAATACGTTGGTGACCAGCGGGTTGTAGATGTGCATATCGGTCAAATTCGTAAGAAGATAGAAATCGATGCCAGCCAGCCGGCATTAATTCAAACAGTACGTGGCGTAGGGTATAAGTTTGAATCTGCTAGTCACCCAGGGCAACTGGAAGCCAATTCTTAAGTCTATAGTCAAGAGTGAAAAAGCTCTGGACTATAGACTAATTGCTCGCCTTTGTAGTGAAATAGCCCTCTTAGGAGGGTTAGCCTGACTGAGCTAAAGCTTACCCCTACGGTTCAGCAAGTTATGCGGCAGTATCACCGCATAACAAGAGTAGAGCAACCATTCCCGCAGGATGTGATTGATTAGTGATTGATCATGAAAAACTTAGACTAGAGTATAAGTCACAATAACATCGTCTAGAACGTGTGTAGTACATTATTATCGCTTAGGCGTAGATTGATACAGGATTTTTACTTAGCTGTGGTGGAACAAAGTTTCTAGATAGACACGGGCAGCACGGCGATCGCTATCTCCATTTTGCAGCAAAAATAATGACAGAGCAGCCGTCAATACTCGGTTTTGATCCCAATCAGGATGGGTTTCTAAGTAGTTCTTGAGAGATTCGTGAAGTGGTTCAGGAATTTCTGTAAAAATGCTAACTGTTGCGTTCATGAGATTTTCCTCCTTTGAGGTCAATCAAGAGTGGCTTTTTACTTGCTGTAGTTAGCTGAGGGCTGAATATACAATTCATTCCCTATCCGATAATCTGGGACAAGATTTGACGTAATTTTACACACGTTGTTGTCAACAGTCGAACAAACTACAACAGCAAGCCGAACTATTGTGCGGCAAGAGGGGGTAGGTTTGTCAATGCTGCGAAATGTTAAAAAGGTTGGTATAAAAAATAATTTACTACGAGATAATCAGCTTTAAAAGCTATTTCTTGTTACACAAGTTAACAATAACTCAGTCTCTAAAATTCTTGTTACGTAGAAGTAAAAAATCCCCAGTAAGACTGCAAGAGCCTATAAACTCGTAAAGCATCTGTGGAAAACTCAAAAAAACCCTGTGGAAACCCTGTGGAATCAGTGAGGAAAATTTCCCCCAATAATAAGAATTACAAAAATCTCATCTTGTGATTCAGCCACACAAATCTACAAATCCCAGCCAAAGAACCAGGGCGGGGAAACCCCGCCCGTACGATTTATGCGCCACATTGGCGGAGCAAGGCAAGCTCACGCTCTTGGAGCTATCTTGCTTTATTAGGGCGATCGCCTGGAGGATTGGCAGGAACACCCAACGCATCCTTTAACTGTTGTTCCGTGACACCCAACTTCGTCGCTGCAGCCGCAAAATCAGGGCGGGGTGGACGTTGATTGCGATCGCCTGGAGGATTAGCAGGAACACCCAACGCATCCTTTAATTGTTGTTCTGTGACACCCAACTTCGTCGCTGCAGCCGCAAAATCAGGGCGGGGTGGGCGTTGTTGTTCGTTGGACGGTTCTGAAGCTTGGGCAATTTGCTGGAATCGATCAGCAGCATTGGCTTGATGGAGTGAAATCAAACCAATAGTGCCAACCATAACAGGAATTGCTGTGAAAACTAGTACTTGACGAACGTTCATTGTTAACCTGGAAACGATAGATTGTTTATATTTATGATTTAAACAACCCAAAATTACAATTTGTGCTGTTTGTAAATTACAGTTTTGTAATTTTTGTCATCGCCAACGGGAATGGGGAAAGAAAAACGGATAATTTTGCAACTTTTTGGTGAGCATTGCCGCTAGGAGTAAACTACCTGGGATTGGCTGCTGGGGAATGGTATTTGTGAAATAGGCTTGTCGTTGAATCCCCAACCAAGCTAAAAATGCTCCTAGGAAAATAGCTAAATAGGCGATCGCTGGAGCAATCCAAATTTGCCCTGACAAGTCAATTTGCCGCAAAAAAGCTACAACAGTTATCAGTACTACCACTCAAAAGAGAACCTGACCTAAACGAGTAGGAAACGTTGGAGATAGTGTCCGTCCCCAAATGAATCCTATCCAGGCCAGTCCTACTAGCTTGACGTATATAGCGGTTCTCAGTTGGATGCAATACAAAATTATATCGTCGCTTGTAGGGTCACGGCACTGCCGTGACCTTATGAGTGTATTGGACTCAAGCGATAACCGCTATAGTTCTAAAAGGTTTGTCAAATGAAGTCTGAAGTATAAAATTACCTTAGCCATCAAGGGATGAAACATAAATATTCAAATGATGTCTATCTAGCTTGAAAAAGTTCTTCAGCTTACAGTGCTGACTGTTGAACTAAAAAATACTTATCCCTAATCCCCAGTTGATGATGGCTACTTATTTATTGCTTTTATTTTTTTCCAGTCTACAATCTGTTATGGCTATTCAAAAAAAAGCAGGAGTTAATTCTTGAATAAGGCTGGGTTTTCTGGAAAACCGCAAGATTCATCAGCTGCCTCTAGTGATGATATTCCAGCGGCTTTGCGCGATACTCCAGATGCAGCACCCAAGGTGGGCGTTAAACCCGTGGTTTTGCTGATTGGGGGAGTAGTGGGATTTGTCTTGCTGGCTGTAATTAGTGGTTTTTTGTTTTTCGTCACTTCACCTAAAAAAACCGCCAAATCTCAACCTACATCAACTAGTTCTGCACCCGCACCCACGCCAGAAACTAGTAATTCTGTCAACTCCCAAATTGACAATAGTGATACTGTGTTGGGGCATTTAGCATATCCAGAAGCACCAGATACAGAACTAGTGGCAATTTCCAGAGATGGACGAACGAGAATGCGAAAAGCTGCTGCTGAAAAGTTTCAAGCAATGGTACAAGCAGCACGCAGTGCAGGTGTAAGTTTAGTGCCAATTTCTGCTTTTCGCTCAGTGAAAGAGCAGGAGCAGTTGTTTTTTAGCGTTGGTGCCCAGCGAAATCAAACCCCGTCTCAAAGAGCCGCTCTCAGCGCTCCACCTGGTCATAGCGAACATCATACAGGCTATGCTGTGGATATCGGCGACGGCGCAGTACCAGCAACTAATCTCCAAGCCAACTTTGATAACACTAAGGCTTATCAGTGGCTACAAGCAAACGCCGCCCGATTTAGTTTTGAAATGTCCTTTCCCAAGGATAATGCTCAAGGGGTGAGTTATGAGCCTTGGCACTGGCGTTTTGTAGGCGATAGTTCTAGTTTAGAAATGTTCTACAAAGCCAAAAACTTGAAACCATCCCCAACACCACAATCAACACCCTGAGCATTTGCTTTGGCTATAGTCAGATCAAAATTGCACGGAAATCGTGCCCAAAACCGTAAACGGCGCATTTGGACGGAGATAATAGCCCTGAGAGTCGAAGGACTGAATGTCGAAGAGGTTCTTAAAGTTCAACCCCACCCGCCAGTTGTCACGTTTGTAAAAAATAGTGGCATCGGTACGGACGTAAGACGGAATATCGAATGTGTTGGGGAGGGATGCGGCGCGATCGCCTACAAAAAACACCCCGCCACCAAACCCTAACCCCTGCAAATCGCCACTTTGAATCTCGTATGTCGTCCATAAACTCCCCCCCTGTCTGGGAGCATTTACTAGCCTATTACCTCTCAGGGTTGGGTCGTTGTCTTCGCTCACAAACGCATCATTAACAAAATATGAAGCGATAATATTCCAACCAGGAAGGATTTCCCCAGATATATCCAATTCAATACCTCGACTTTTTACCTCTCCAGCAGCAATGGAAAAGTCGGTATTGTTGGGATCAGTCGTGGCAACATTTTGCTTGGTAATTTCATAGGCTGCTAATATTGCTGAGAGCTTACCACCCAAAGCTTCGGCTTTAATTCCCACTTCGTACTGTGTCCCACTTTCCGGCGGTAATGTACTTCCAGTTGCTGTTCGTGAAGAGCTAGGATTGAATGAGCTGCTGTAGCTGGCGTACAGCGAAATCGGTTCTATTGGTTGATAGACGATCCCCACGCGAGGTGAGAAGGGACTATCGTAGAAATCCTCTGTTGTGGCATCGCCAATGAGATTGGTACCGCTACCATCTAAATCTTGAGTTCTATTTTTGCGGTTAATAAAATCCACCCTACCACCGACTAATAACTTGAGATTTGGTAGCAAAGAGACTTGATCTTGGAGGTAAAGACCAATGGTATTGCGATCGTATCTCTCCTTGCGAGCCGTCTCAAAACTCGTTGGTAATGGAGAGCCATACACTGGGTTGAACAAATCAATGCTATTAGCCGGGGTGCGGAGAAAATCGTAACCATAAATGTATTTGTTTAAATCCAAACCCAAGAGCATTTGATGTTGAATGGAACCTGTATTAAATTTGCCTACAATTTGGGTTTGCAAAGAATAGTTTTCCAAATAACCAGGACCAGCAGCAAATCTTCTCAATACAGTACGACCGTCTGCATCAATGCTGTCTGGTCGGATAGTTTTCGCATCTTCATTATAAAGTTCAGCAGAAAAGGCACTGCGGAGTTTCAAGTTCTCACTAAAGCGGTGTTCAAATGTCAAATTGACATTATTCGATTCCCGGTAGTAATCTTTGGTATCTGGTTCTCCTAAAAATAGACTGATGGGACGCTGAAAAATAATTGGGTCAGGTGGAGAGCCGTCATAATAAGTTCTATTGACCTTGCTGTACTCATATTCAAAGGTCAAACTTGTGGCATCACTAATTTTGTAAGTTAGTGTAGGTGCGATAAAAAATGATTCTTGATCAACAAAATCAATAAAACTACCAGAACTTTCATAGGCAGTGTTGAGGCGATATAACAATGTTCTCTCTGAGTTGAGAGGCCCAGAAATATCAATTGAGGGACGATAAGTATTGTAGCTGCCAACCGTAAATTCGCCGGAGTAGTAAGGCTGGCTAAGTGGCTGTTTAGTGATGTAATTTACAACCCCACCAGGTTCAAACTGACCATACAACACCGAAGCCGGACCCTTGAGTACTTCTATGCGATCGATATTAGTCGGGTTCACATTGCCATCTTGAGAGTAGAAACCATTTCTCAAGTTGTCGTAAGTCGTAAATCCCCGGATATTGTAATTATCTGTATTACCCGCATAGCCTCCCTGCGGAGTCACACCGCTGACGTTACGCACTGCATCGGAAATCCGAATAATTTTTTGATCCTCAATTACTTTCTGAGGGATTACCTGTATTGACTGCGGTACATCGCGGATTGGGGTATCTGTTTTAGTTGCCGTTGATGCGTCTGGTACACGATATCCGTCTTGTTCACCTGTAACTACTAGTTCAATTGGGGTTTCATTCTCGGATGTTTCGCTTCTAGGTTGAACTGTATCTGGTGTTTCTGGTTGTTGTTGAGATTGAGAAACAACTGGTTTCACACTGAAAATTAAACCTTCATCACTATCAAATAACTCGATTTTGGGTATGCTTGTTTCACCTGTGACAATGAGCCGAATACTATTGACATCTGGGTTATTAGCAGTCACCAAAGTAATTCCTTTGGTGGGGTTTTCTTGGCGGAAAGTATTACCAGATGCTAAACGCAGTTGAGCTACAGGAATATCAACAATATAGTTATTGCCATCACTTTTAGGCAAAAGTTGCAGTTTTTCTGCCTCTTTAGTTTCTAAAATTATCTCCAAGCCTGTTTCTGTTTGATTGACTTTGATACCTGTAACTTGTACAACTACTGCTTGATTAGATTGTTGTGCTAATAAAAAAGCAGCGTTAGTCACGGAAGGCTCTATTGCACATACTGATGGTATTGCCAGAATAGATAGAAAGCTAGTTACCCACACACCAGCAATTAGTTGACAGTTTTTTAACATTTTCACTCGCAATAAAATCTCAAACGATCGCATCAATCAAGAAAGCGAAATGACAGATTTAGAAAAAGATGGGATAAGTGCGATCTCTCAATTGCT contains these protein-coding regions:
- a CDS encoding CPP1-like family protein codes for the protein MSDQNPYEKLGVSEDASFDEIQDARNRLLEQCGGDAKRLEAIEVAYDAILMERLRMRQEGKIKVPERIRFPETRVQSLPKESLTQREQSPAWLQRMLDQPTPADVLLPGAWYLGLSTISVFYPAAGDQVLQLALVVGVGISIYFLNRKENKFGRAVLFTLIGLIIGLIVGGLAASWVLPQVPFISLTSNQFSTVLTFILLWLVSSFLR
- a CDS encoding response regulator transcription factor, translating into MAPAKILVVDDDPAVRNLIQRFLIKQNYQVEAAEDGKTALALFEQFNPDLVILDVNLPDVIGFNLCQEMQSRNGVFVLMLTSRADEADKIRGFAKGADDYLTKPFGLGELEVRVAAILRRQRVVTTAEQKRLVFEKLMIDPVRREVALNNQPVLLTALEFDLLHFLASHPGRVWRRAELIQEVWDYEYVGDQRVVDVHIGQIRKKIEIDASQPALIQTVRGVGYKFESASHPGQLEANS
- a CDS encoding DUF2811 domain-containing protein — protein: MNATVSIFTEIPEPLHESLKNYLETHPDWDQNRVLTAALSLFLLQNGDSDRRAARVYLETLFHHS
- a CDS encoding D-alanyl-D-alanine carboxypeptidase family protein, whose product is MNKAGFSGKPQDSSAASSDDIPAALRDTPDAAPKVGVKPVVLLIGGVVGFVLLAVISGFLFFVTSPKKTAKSQPTSTSSAPAPTPETSNSVNSQIDNSDTVLGHLAYPEAPDTELVAISRDGRTRMRKAAAEKFQAMVQAARSAGVSLVPISAFRSVKEQEQLFFSVGAQRNQTPSQRAALSAPPGHSEHHTGYAVDIGDGAVPATNLQANFDNTKAYQWLQANAARFSFEMSFPKDNAQGVSYEPWHWRFVGDSSSLEMFYKAKNLKPSPTPQSTP
- a CDS encoding TonB-dependent siderophore receptor, with amino-acid sequence MLKNCQLIAGVWVTSFLSILAIPSVCAIEPSVTNAAFLLAQQSNQAVVVQVTGIKVNQTETGLEIILETKEAEKLQLLPKSDGNNYIVDIPVAQLRLASGNTFRQENPTKGITLVTANNPDVNSIRLIVTGETSIPKIELFDSDEGLIFSVKPVVSQSQQQPETPDTVQPRSETSENETPIELVVTGEQDGYRVPDASTATKTDTPIRDVPQSIQVIPQKVIEDQKIIRISDAVRNVSGVTPQGGYAGNTDNYNIRGFTTYDNLRNGFYSQDGNVNPTNIDRIEVLKGPASVLYGQFEPGGVVNYITKQPLSQPYYSGEFTVGSYNTYRPSIDISGPLNSERTLLYRLNTAYESSGSFIDFVDQESFFIAPTLTYKISDATSLTFEYEYSKVNRTYYDGSPPDPIIFQRPISLFLGEPDTKDYYRESNNVNLTFEHRFSENLKLRSAFSAELYNEDAKTIRPDSIDADGRTVLRRFAAGPGYLENYSLQTQIVGKFNTGSIQHQMLLGLDLNKYIYGYDFLRTPANSIDLFNPVYGSPLPTSFETARKERYDRNTIGLYLQDQVSLLPNLKLLVGGRVDFINRKNRTQDLDGSGTNLIGDATTEDFYDSPFSPRVGIVYQPIEPISLYASYSSSFNPSSSRTATGSTLPPESGTQYEVGIKAEALGGKLSAILAAYEITKQNVATTDPNNTDFSIAAGEVKSRGIELDISGEILPGWNIIASYFVNDAFVSEDNDPTLRGNRLVNAPRQGGSLWTTYEIQSGDLQGLGFGGGVFFVGDRAASLPNTFDIPSYVRTDATIFYKRDNWRVGLNFKNLFDIQSFDSQGYYLRPNAPFTVLGTISVQF